In a genomic window of Flavobacterium lipolyticum:
- the dusB gene encoding tRNA dihydrouridine synthase DusB, with translation MVKIGNIELPEFPLLLAPMEDVSDPPFRRLCKTHGADLMYSEFISSEGLIRDAIKSRMKLDIFDYERPVGIQIFGGDEEAMALSSKIVSAVKPDLVDINFGCPVKKVVCKGAGAGVLKDVDLMVRLTKAVIRSTDLPVTVKTRLGWDDSSINIDEVAERLQDIGVQALTIHARTRAQMYKGHSDWSHIARVKNNPRITMPIFGNGDIDSPEKALKYKNEYGIDGIMIGRAAIGYPWIFNEIKHYFNTGEHLPSPTVIDRVEAARNHLQWSMDWKGERLGIVEMRRHYTNYFKGIHSFKEYKQKLVTTDEPENLFAVMKEIEQVYAGYEFV, from the coding sequence ATGGTCAAGATTGGCAACATAGAATTACCCGAATTTCCTTTATTACTCGCACCGATGGAAGATGTGAGCGATCCACCGTTTCGCAGATTGTGCAAAACGCATGGCGCTGACTTAATGTATTCTGAATTTATTTCGTCGGAAGGATTAATTCGTGATGCTATCAAAAGTCGAATGAAGCTGGATATTTTTGATTACGAACGTCCTGTTGGAATCCAGATTTTTGGTGGTGATGAAGAAGCAATGGCACTTTCGTCTAAAATTGTTTCTGCCGTAAAACCGGATTTGGTGGATATTAACTTTGGATGTCCGGTAAAAAAAGTAGTTTGCAAAGGTGCCGGAGCCGGAGTTTTAAAAGATGTCGATCTGATGGTACGTTTAACCAAAGCGGTGATCAGAAGTACCGATTTACCTGTAACGGTAAAAACGCGTTTGGGCTGGGATGACAGCTCTATTAATATTGATGAAGTAGCCGAAAGGCTTCAGGATATTGGTGTTCAGGCTCTGACGATTCACGCCAGAACCCGTGCACAAATGTATAAAGGCCATTCGGATTGGTCGCACATTGCACGTGTAAAAAACAACCCAAGAATCACCATGCCTATTTTTGGAAATGGCGATATCGACAGTCCTGAGAAAGCATTAAAATATAAAAATGAATACGGTATCGACGGGATCATGATTGGTCGCGCTGCGATTGGTTATCCGTGGATTTTTAACGAAATCAAGCACTATTTTAATACCGGGGAGCATTTACCTTCTCCTACCGTAATTGATCGTGTTGAAGCGGCCAGAAATCATTTGCAATGGTCTATGGATTGGAAAGGCGAACGCTTGGGAATTGTAGAAATGCGCCGTCATTACACCAATTATTTCAAAGGAATCCATTCGTTTAAAGAATACAAACAAAAACTAGTTACTACAGACGAACCTGAAAATCTTTTCGCTGTTATGAAAGAAATCGAACAGGTTTATGCCGGATATGAGTTTGTTTAA
- a CDS encoding DUF4292 domain-containing protein codes for MKKYIAIAVLSVFMISCKSKAVAVQNNTSEVKEITPKEEKKVIENHYNNKLDFSTLYVKAGARYVDDKQSQNVTAEIKIEKDKQILVSVRFLGITMAKALITPTAVSYYEKINGTYYEGDFTSLSKWLGTELDYSKVQNLLVGEALDDLRKGKYAQTIVDNLFRLEDEKDSNLKKSFYLDPEKYLLQKEEISQPSENRFLQISYADSKVFNQGILPTSIEISAIQPKGKTNISLNYNTISFNEELSFPYSVPSGYKKVIIK; via the coding sequence ATGAAAAAATATATAGCGATAGCGGTATTATCCGTTTTTATGATTTCCTGTAAATCAAAGGCGGTTGCCGTGCAGAACAATACCAGCGAAGTAAAAGAAATTACGCCAAAAGAAGAAAAAAAAGTAATAGAGAATCATTATAACAATAAGTTAGATTTTTCAACGCTGTACGTAAAAGCCGGTGCACGATATGTTGACGATAAACAAAGTCAGAATGTTACCGCCGAGATTAAAATTGAAAAAGACAAACAAATTTTAGTAAGTGTTCGTTTCCTGGGTATTACTATGGCAAAAGCTTTGATTACGCCAACAGCAGTAAGCTACTACGAAAAAATAAACGGTACCTACTACGAAGGTGATTTTACAAGTTTAAGTAAATGGCTGGGAACAGAACTGGATTACAGTAAAGTTCAGAACCTATTGGTTGGTGAAGCTTTAGATGATTTGAGAAAAGGGAAATATGCACAAACGATAGTAGATAATCTTTTTCGTTTAGAAGATGAAAAAGATTCTAATCTGAAAAAATCATTCTATTTGGATCCTGAAAAATACCTGTTGCAAAAAGAAGAGATCTCGCAGCCATCAGAAAACAGATTCCTGCAGATTTCCTATGCCGACAGTAAGGTTTTCAATCAGGGAATACTTCCAACAAGTATTGAAATCAGTGCAATTCAGCCAAAAGGAAAAACAAATATTAGTTTAAATTACAATACGATTTCGTTTAACGAAGAACTTTCTTTTCCTTACAGTGTGCCAAGTGGTTATAAGAAAGTTATAATTAAGTAA
- a CDS encoding C45 family autoproteolytic acyltransferase/hydolase: MKNRIIFFLFIGFLTMLASCGTSKSMRHQPEIAKYNATKPVVTKLSDSIFVSGKNSLLKNRQGLWELYAEGDPLEIGLNTGALSDSLLKKQERIFFSKIQDIVPSKFQQKLLRHFLKWYNRKLYLNVPEEYQTEIFGVSQYTSPDFNNIAPRYQRSLYLHAAHDIGHALQDLALVGCSSFAAWGEKSEDGNLILGRNFDFYVNDAFAENKIVAFINPKEGHKFMMITWPGMIGAVSGMNEKGLTVTINAGKSEIPLIAKTPISILTREILQHAKNINEAIAIAKKRAVFVSESIMVGSAEDNKAVLIEVTPQKMDVYETPNSNQLFCSNHFQGEDLKNEKRNRFQMANSHSEYRMEKMKELFSQNPKIDPKIASEILRNKEGLNNISLGYGNEKALNQLMAHHGVIFKPATKQVWVSTNPYQLGEFVCYNLDTIFKERKTDRIVSLQQVNLDIPKDPFLETIAYKNYQKFRVEDHKFDSYLKNKETISPEFIPNYQSLNPDNWVVYYKAGLYFYQKKEYRLSQSNFEKALTKEITTVPDKTVIEKYLKKIKRKLQ; this comes from the coding sequence ATGAAAAACCGAATTATATTCTTTTTATTTATCGGTTTTTTAACGATGTTGGCCTCTTGCGGAACATCAAAATCAATGCGACACCAGCCTGAGATTGCCAAATACAATGCGACAAAACCTGTTGTCACTAAACTATCGGACAGTATTTTTGTTTCCGGAAAAAATTCGCTTTTAAAAAACAGACAAGGCCTTTGGGAATTGTATGCCGAAGGCGATCCGTTAGAAATCGGACTCAACACGGGTGCTTTATCAGATTCGCTTTTAAAAAAACAAGAACGTATTTTCTTCTCTAAAATACAGGATATCGTTCCGTCAAAATTTCAGCAGAAACTCCTTCGCCATTTCCTGAAATGGTACAATCGAAAACTATATTTGAATGTTCCGGAAGAATATCAAACCGAAATTTTTGGAGTTTCACAATACACCTCTCCTGATTTTAATAACATTGCACCACGATACCAGCGCAGTCTGTACCTGCATGCTGCACACGATATTGGCCATGCCTTGCAGGATTTGGCTTTAGTGGGCTGTTCATCCTTTGCAGCATGGGGAGAAAAATCGGAAGACGGAAATTTAATCCTCGGACGCAACTTTGATTTTTATGTGAATGATGCTTTCGCAGAAAATAAAATCGTGGCGTTTATCAATCCGAAAGAAGGTCACAAATTTATGATGATTACCTGGCCCGGAATGATTGGTGCGGTTTCCGGAATGAATGAAAAAGGACTAACGGTTACCATTAATGCCGGAAAATCTGAAATTCCGTTGATTGCCAAAACACCCATTTCAATCCTTACCCGCGAAATATTACAGCACGCCAAAAACATAAACGAAGCAATTGCTATTGCCAAAAAAAGAGCCGTTTTTGTATCCGAATCAATTATGGTGGGAAGTGCCGAAGATAACAAAGCCGTTCTGATTGAAGTCACCCCTCAAAAAATGGACGTTTACGAGACTCCAAACAGCAATCAATTATTTTGTTCGAATCATTTTCAGGGAGAAGATTTAAAAAACGAAAAACGCAATCGCTTCCAAATGGCCAACAGTCATTCTGAATATCGTATGGAAAAGATGAAGGAACTTTTTTCTCAAAATCCGAAAATCGATCCTAAAATTGCCTCTGAAATTCTTCGAAATAAAGAGGGTTTAAATAATATTAGTTTGGGATATGGTAATGAAAAAGCACTTAACCAGCTGATGGCTCATCACGGTGTTATCTTTAAACCTGCTACAAAACAAGTTTGGGTATCCACAAATCCGTATCAATTAGGCGAATTTGTGTGTTATAATCTGGATACCATTTTTAAAGAAAGAAAAACAGATCGCATTGTTTCCTTACAGCAAGTAAATTTAGACATTCCGAAAGATCCTTTTTTAGAAACAATAGCCTATAAAAATTACCAAAAATTTAGAGTCGAAGACCACAAATTTGATTCGTATCTGAAAAACAAAGAAACAATAAGTCCTGAATTCATACCGAATTACCAATCGTTAAACCCTGATAATTGGGTTGTGTATTACAAAGCAGGGTTGTACTTTTATCAAAAAAAAGAGTACCGTCTTTCTCAGTCCAATTTTGAAAAAGCACTAACAAAAGAAATCACAACTGTTCCTGACAAAACAGTCATTGAAAAATATTTAAAAAAAATCAAAAGAAAATTACAATGA
- a CDS encoding DUF7716 domain-containing protein, with amino-acid sequence MELISIREVLSHPEKNLEWFYLPPNSGEWNLDTLGIFSLDSRDFAPDSDEYLPKQVKEKGWVETLDGASIEDVVENAKEELENPSINQLFDAFIFYFENDAFLEFEN; translated from the coding sequence ATGGAATTAATAAGTATTAGAGAGGTATTATCGCATCCGGAAAAGAATTTAGAATGGTTTTATCTTCCTCCAAATTCTGGCGAATGGAATTTAGATACCTTAGGAATTTTTTCACTTGATAGTCGTGATTTTGCACCAGACTCGGATGAATATTTGCCAAAACAAGTAAAAGAAAAGGGTTGGGTGGAAACATTGGATGGTGCAAGTATTGAAGATGTGGTAGAAAATGCAAAAGAAGAATTAGAAAATCCATCCATAAATCAATTGTTTGATGCATTCATTTTTTATTTTGAAAATGATGCATTTCTTGAGTTTGAGAATTAA
- a CDS encoding MATE family efflux transporter, with protein MTETTIQKNLFSKIYTTLKQALQGDESFDYTAGSIKKAVILLAIPMVLEMMMESVFALVDLYFVGHLEHSSFAIQTVGLTESVLTIIYSIDIGLSMAATAVVARRIGEKDPVAAAKAGMQAIVIAFVLSIFLSIFGIIYAKDILLLMGASVDAAEHGFRYTQIMIGSSLSITLLFLINGIFRGAGNAAIAMKSLWIANICNIILCPILINGFAEIPALGLLGAAIATTTGRSIGVLYQIYHLFYGNGVLKIKMSYLLPDFKQINALVKIAAPGVLQFVIASCSWIFLAQLVATTGGDHGSAGYQTALRIMMFFILPAWGLSNAAATLVGQNLGAKQIERAEKSVYTTAKYNVIFMATIMIITLCFGEYIISFFTNDEMVKTIAVEALQIMSVGFIFYGIGMVLINTFNGAGDTWTPTGINFFGFWLFQIPLAFVLAKHFNMGPKGVFIAIPVAETAITLAGIFFYKKGKWKRVQV; from the coding sequence ATGACAGAAACTACCATACAGAAAAATCTATTTTCTAAAATTTACACGACTTTAAAACAGGCTCTCCAGGGAGATGAGTCTTTTGATTATACCGCAGGAAGCATTAAAAAAGCAGTCATTTTATTAGCCATTCCGATGGTTTTGGAAATGATGATGGAATCTGTTTTTGCTCTCGTCGATTTGTATTTTGTCGGGCATTTGGAGCACAGCAGTTTTGCAATCCAGACGGTTGGATTAACCGAATCGGTTTTAACCATTATATATTCTATTGACATCGGGTTAAGTATGGCAGCAACTGCAGTGGTAGCAAGGCGTATTGGAGAAAAAGATCCCGTCGCTGCTGCAAAAGCAGGAATGCAGGCCATCGTTATTGCATTTGTGTTAAGTATTTTTTTAAGCATTTTTGGAATTATCTATGCCAAAGATATTCTCCTTTTAATGGGAGCATCTGTAGACGCGGCCGAACATGGTTTTAGATATACCCAGATTATGATTGGTTCCAGTTTAAGTATTACACTTTTATTTCTGATTAATGGAATCTTCCGTGGTGCCGGAAATGCTGCAATCGCCATGAAAAGTCTTTGGATTGCCAATATTTGTAATATTATTTTATGCCCGATACTAATTAATGGTTTTGCCGAAATTCCTGCACTTGGTTTACTTGGTGCTGCGATTGCCACCACTACCGGAAGAAGTATTGGTGTCCTGTATCAAATTTATCATTTGTTCTACGGAAATGGAGTTTTGAAAATTAAAATGTCCTACCTCTTACCGGATTTTAAACAGATAAATGCCTTAGTAAAAATTGCAGCACCGGGCGTATTACAGTTTGTGATCGCTTCCTGCAGTTGGATTTTTCTGGCACAGCTGGTAGCAACAACGGGAGGAGATCATGGGTCGGCAGGTTATCAGACCGCTCTTAGAATAATGATGTTTTTTATTCTTCCGGCCTGGGGATTGAGTAATGCCGCTGCGACTTTGGTAGGACAAAATTTAGGAGCCAAACAAATTGAGCGCGCGGAGAAATCTGTTTATACTACAGCAAAATACAATGTCATCTTCATGGCGACTATTATGATCATTACCTTGTGTTTTGGAGAATATATCATTTCATTTTTTACCAATGACGAAATGGTAAAAACCATTGCTGTTGAAGCATTACAGATTATGAGTGTAGGATTTATTTTTTACGGAATCGGGATGGTTTTGATCAACACATTTAATGGGGCGGGAGATACCTGGACACCAACAGGAATTAATTTCTTTGGATTTTGGCTGTTTCAGATTCCCCTAGCATTTGTGCTGGCAAAACATTTTAATATGGGACCAAAAGGCGTTTTCATTGCAATTCCGGTTGCTGAAACGGCTATTACTTTAGCAGGGATTTTCTTTTACAAAAAAGGAAAATGGAAACGTGTTCAGGTGTAA
- a CDS encoding murein hydrolase activator EnvC family protein, producing MPKFLLSLIFICATTFMWAQDSQQEKLEQRKAQIQQEIRDNEKMLQSVKKKEKSAVNVYLIQSNKIKLKEKLINTTAKQEKLLSNDMYINQVKVNKLKKELEVLKADYSKMILKSYKSRSEQSRAMFILSSESFLQAYKRAQYLKQYTNFRKNQGLEIQSKTAQLEDYNARLNGQRIVKKKIIAENEKEKQSLETEKKEQQKLVNSIKKDKNKIIADTRSKQQEAKRIDRQIDRLIREAIAEANRKAALERAKENPGSTASKTPVSSSKIALTPEGKILAADFKANRGKLPWPVEKGFISLGYGDQPHPLYPTLTVHNSGVEITTEQGASARAVFEGVVSSVIVLSPINRAVMIQHGDYFTVYQNLSQVFVEKGDKVNVKQSIGKVRTSGDTGKTIIKFLILQNTSNNNPEGWLQNR from the coding sequence ATGCCAAAATTTCTCCTAAGCCTAATTTTTATATGTGCCACTACTTTTATGTGGGCACAAGATTCGCAACAAGAAAAACTGGAACAGCGTAAAGCTCAGATTCAGCAGGAAATTAGAGATAATGAAAAGATGCTGCAATCGGTAAAGAAAAAAGAAAAATCGGCAGTAAATGTTTATTTAATTCAGTCCAATAAAATCAAGCTGAAAGAAAAGCTGATTAATACTACTGCAAAACAGGAAAAACTTTTGAGTAATGACATGTATATTAATCAGGTTAAGGTTAATAAACTTAAAAAAGAACTGGAAGTATTAAAGGCAGATTATTCAAAAATGATTCTTAAATCATACAAAAGCCGATCTGAGCAAAGCAGAGCTATGTTTATTTTATCTTCAGAGAGCTTTTTACAAGCTTATAAAAGAGCACAATATTTAAAACAATATACCAATTTCAGAAAAAACCAGGGATTGGAAATTCAATCCAAAACGGCACAGCTGGAAGACTATAATGCGAGACTGAACGGTCAGCGTATTGTGAAGAAGAAGATTATTGCTGAAAATGAAAAAGAAAAACAAAGTTTAGAAACGGAAAAGAAAGAGCAGCAAAAACTAGTTAATTCGATTAAAAAGGACAAGAACAAAATTATTGCCGATACGAGAAGCAAACAGCAGGAAGCCAAAAGAATCGACAGACAAATTGATCGTTTGATCCGTGAAGCCATTGCAGAAGCCAACAGAAAAGCTGCCCTGGAAAGAGCAAAAGAAAATCCTGGTTCGACAGCATCTAAAACTCCGGTTTCCTCGTCTAAAATTGCATTGACTCCGGAAGGAAAAATTTTAGCTGCCGACTTTAAAGCCAACAGAGGAAAATTACCATGGCCGGTAGAAAAAGGATTTATTTCATTAGGATATGGTGATCAGCCTCACCCTCTTTATCCGACATTAACGGTGCATAATTCAGGAGTTGAGATTACAACAGAACAAGGAGCAAGTGCCCGTGCCGTATTTGAAGGAGTAGTATCGAGTGTAATTGTTTTGTCTCCAATCAACAGAGCTGTTATGATTCAGCATGGAGATTATTTTACCGTTTATCAAAACCTTAGTCAGGTTTTTGTGGAGAAAGGCGATAAAGTAAATGTAAAACAAAGTATAGGAAAAGTGAGAACCAGTGGTGACACCGGAAAAACCATCATTAAGTTTTTGATTCTTCAAAATACATCGAATAACAATCCGGAGGGATGGTTGCAAAACAGATAA
- a CDS encoding CBS domain-containing protein: MTKSVITASESDDLKKIVELIKHHSIRHIPIVRGKEVIGIISRTDINRLTFGALFEGQEEADEAILEMLSISQIMTSKPKTVSSDTSIRDLAQILVMEEFHALPVVDNGKLTGIVTTTDVMKYLLEQYD; the protein is encoded by the coding sequence ATGACTAAAAGCGTCATTACTGCAAGTGAAAGTGACGACCTTAAAAAAATCGTTGAACTTATAAAACATCACTCTATCCGACATATCCCAATCGTCAGAGGCAAAGAAGTAATTGGTATCATAAGCCGCACGGATATTAATCGCCTAACTTTTGGTGCTTTGTTCGAAGGACAGGAGGAAGCTGACGAAGCTATTTTAGAAATGCTCAGTATTTCTCAAATCATGACTTCAAAGCCAAAAACCGTTTCATCCGATACCAGTATTCGGGATTTAGCTCAAATTTTAGTTATGGAGGAATTTCACGCACTTCCTGTTGTCGACAATGGCAAACTTACCGGTATTGTAACGACAACAGATGTTATGAAATATTTACTTGAACAATACGATTAA
- a CDS encoding ABC transporter permease, whose translation MNFPLYIAKRYIFSRSKNNAINIINRIASMGIIVGTMALFVVLSVFSGLKVFSLSFTNEIDPDLKISSTYGKSFFVTPDQETQLKNIDGIASYSKIIEERVLFLFKDKQLVTYLKGVDKNYIVVNDIRKKLFNGEWLKPDTYQVVIGYGIARDFSLGILDFENPLQIFAPKPGKGAIENPEEAFNKTDVLPVAIYSISEDLDSKYVFADLGLTQELLLYKTNQISGIEFNLKENANETAIRSQLEKIFKNKITIKNRAQLNESLYKMLNTENIVVYLIFTLVIIVALFNLVGALIMMILEKKHNLKTLFNLGTEITSLRKIFLLQGTLLSVFGGIIGLVLGIILVLLQQEYNLIMLTPTLAYPVVFTLENVLIVMATIVSLGFVASLIASSRVSKKLLD comes from the coding sequence TTGAATTTCCCCCTTTACATAGCCAAACGTTATATTTTTAGCAGAAGTAAAAACAATGCTATCAATATCATCAATCGTATTGCCAGCATGGGAATTATTGTTGGAACGATGGCTTTGTTTGTGGTTTTGTCCGTTTTTAGCGGACTAAAGGTTTTCAGTCTTTCGTTCACCAACGAAATAGATCCTGATCTGAAAATAAGCAGCACTTACGGAAAATCATTTTTTGTAACGCCGGATCAGGAAACTCAGCTTAAAAATATTGATGGAATTGCTTCCTACAGTAAGATTATCGAAGAACGGGTTTTGTTTTTGTTTAAAGACAAACAGCTGGTAACCTACTTAAAAGGCGTTGACAAAAACTATATTGTTGTTAACGATATCAGGAAAAAACTTTTTAACGGAGAATGGCTAAAACCGGATACCTATCAGGTGGTCATTGGTTATGGAATTGCTCGTGATTTTTCGTTAGGAATTCTTGATTTCGAAAATCCTTTACAGATATTTGCACCTAAACCAGGAAAAGGAGCGATCGAAAATCCGGAAGAAGCGTTTAATAAAACAGACGTTTTACCAGTTGCAATTTACTCCATCAGTGAAGATTTAGATTCAAAATATGTTTTTGCAGATTTGGGTCTGACGCAGGAATTACTGCTGTATAAAACAAACCAGATTTCCGGAATAGAATTCAATCTGAAAGAAAACGCCAATGAAACTGCGATCAGATCTCAGCTTGAAAAGATATTCAAAAATAAAATCACTATAAAAAACAGAGCACAGCTTAACGAATCTTTGTATAAGATGCTCAATACCGAAAACATTGTAGTGTACCTGATCTTTACACTAGTAATTATCGTAGCCCTTTTTAATTTAGTGGGTGCTTTAATTATGATGATTTTAGAGAAGAAGCACAATCTGAAAACGCTTTTTAATCTGGGAACAGAAATCACCAGTTTACGCAAAATATTCCTGCTTCAGGGAACCTTGTTAAGTGTTTTTGGAGGTATAATTGGTCTTGTTCTGGGCATCATTTTAGTATTGCTTCAACAAGAATACAATCTGATTATGCTGACACCCACTTTGGCCTATCCGGTAGTTTTTACTTTAGAAAATGTACTTATTGTGATGGCAACTATTGTATCACTTGGTTTTGTGGCTTCTTTAATTGCCAGCAGCCGTGTGAGTAAAAAGCTTCTTGATTAG
- a CDS encoding phenylacetate--CoA ligase family protein has protein sequence MIPLIEKNSLEEIKIFQEQKLAELLHYISQNSPFYKRLFAGQNIDLSKIKTLEDLQHLPVTTKEDLQEYNDDFLCVPQHQIIDYASTSGTLGDPVTFGLTDSDLDRLAYNEAISFACAGIAEGDVVQLMTTIDRKFMAGLAYFLGLRKLKVGVIRVGAGIPELQWDSILKYKPSYLITVPSFLLKLIEYAEAHGIDYNNSSIKGAICIGEPLRNQDFSMNTLSNKITEKWNIKLFSTYASTEMSTAFTECEHGVGGHHHPELIIVEVLDENNRPVKEGEIGELTFTTLGIEAMPLLRFKTGDIVQLHNGPCACGRNTLRVGPVVGRKKQMIKYKGTTLYPPAMNDVLSGFDNIENHIIEISTNDLGTDEILIKIAVKNQTPEFLQEIKDHFRAKLRVTPKIEFAPKEALNPLVFNPMSRKPIRFFDYRVTV, from the coding sequence ATGATTCCATTAATAGAAAAAAATTCTCTAGAAGAAATTAAAATTTTTCAAGAGCAGAAGTTAGCGGAACTATTACACTATATCAGTCAAAATTCTCCTTTTTACAAACGTCTTTTCGCCGGACAAAACATTGATCTTTCGAAGATTAAAACTCTGGAAGATTTACAGCATTTACCCGTAACAACAAAAGAAGATTTACAAGAGTACAACGATGATTTTTTATGTGTTCCGCAACATCAGATTATTGATTATGCTTCTACTTCCGGAACTCTGGGTGATCCCGTTACTTTTGGTTTAACCGATTCTGATCTGGATCGTCTGGCTTATAACGAAGCCATTTCGTTTGCCTGCGCCGGAATTGCCGAAGGTGATGTAGTACAACTGATGACGACAATTGACAGAAAGTTTATGGCCGGTCTGGCTTATTTTCTGGGACTGCGAAAATTAAAAGTGGGGGTAATCCGCGTTGGTGCCGGAATTCCGGAATTGCAATGGGATTCGATTTTAAAATACAAACCGTCTTACCTGATTACCGTTCCTTCCTTTTTACTGAAATTAATCGAATATGCCGAAGCACACGGAATTGATTACAACAACTCCAGCATAAAAGGCGCCATTTGTATTGGCGAACCTTTGCGAAATCAGGATTTTTCAATGAATACCCTGTCAAACAAAATCACTGAAAAGTGGAATATTAAGTTGTTCTCCACTTATGCGTCTACCGAAATGAGCACCGCTTTTACCGAATGTGAACACGGTGTTGGCGGTCATCATCATCCGGAATTGATCATTGTAGAAGTTTTAGATGAAAATAATAGGCCTGTAAAAGAAGGTGAAATTGGCGAATTGACTTTTACCACTTTAGGTATTGAAGCTATGCCTTTACTGCGTTTTAAAACCGGAGATATTGTACAACTACACAACGGTCCTTGTGCCTGCGGAAGAAATACCTTGCGTGTTGGTCCGGTGGTTGGCCGCAAAAAACAAATGATCAAATACAAAGGTACAACACTTTATCCGCCTGCGATGAATGATGTTCTGAGTGGTTTTGACAATATCGAAAATCATATTATCGAGATCTCTACCAACGATTTAGGAACCGATGAGATCCTGATAAAAATAGCCGTGAAAAATCAGACTCCTGAATTCTTACAGGAGATCAAAGATCATTTCAGAGCCAAATTAAGAGTAACCCCAAAAATTGAATTCGCTCCAAAAGAAGCGTTGAATCCTTTGGTTTTTAACCCTATGAGCCGAAAACCTATTCGTTTTTTTGATTACCGAGTTACGGTTTAA
- the rbfA gene encoding 30S ribosome-binding factor RbfA — METNRQKKIGGVIQKDLVDILQGEVRKNGITNLVISVSKVSVTTDLSVATVYLSIFPQDKAQETLEGIKSNTTLIKHDLSQRVRLQLRRVPNLVFFIDDSLDYIEKIDNALSNRENPIENRDLLEKRRKS, encoded by the coding sequence ATGGAAACAAACAGACAGAAAAAAATAGGCGGTGTCATCCAAAAAGATTTGGTTGATATTTTGCAAGGTGAAGTGCGAAAAAACGGAATCACTAATTTAGTAATTTCAGTATCCAAAGTTAGTGTTACTACAGATTTATCGGTAGCGACAGTTTATTTAAGCATCTTTCCTCAGGATAAAGCTCAAGAAACTTTAGAAGGCATAAAGTCAAATACAACTTTAATCAAACACGATTTGTCACAACGCGTGCGTTTGCAATTGCGTCGTGTACCCAACCTGGTGTTTTTTATTGATGACTCTTTAGATTATATCGAAAAGATTGATAATGCATTATCTAACAGAGAGAACCCAATTGAAAACCGTGATCTTTTAGAAAAAAGAAGAAAATCATAA